From one Triticum aestivum cultivar Chinese Spring chromosome 4B, IWGSC CS RefSeq v2.1, whole genome shotgun sequence genomic stretch:
- the LOC123092915 gene encoding hexuronate transporter, with protein sequence MVSTSTHTSVQRRRRQWTLALVTVASLLERADEALLPAVYREVGAELGASPAALGSLTLCRALVQAVCYPLAACAAARHDRARVVAAGAFLWAVPTMLVGVSGTFVQMAIARGFNGVGLALVVPAMNSLAADYSDDTTRGSAFGWLGMASRVGAMMGGTLGVLLAPTTFLGVHGWRLAFHILALLSFALAVSTWFLASDPRPPSASEKSTASVARELLGEAKDVVRLPTFQILVAQGVAGSVPWTALTFAAMWLELVGFTHWETSVIINLNQLTGALGSLFAGLIGDPMARRFPNAGRVALAQVSTASTVPVAAVLLLALPIDPSAGAAYAAAFAVLGFVMPWCPPATNNPILAEIVPQKARTTVYALDRFFETIFSSFAPAVVGILAERVFGYKPASSATGMAERENAAALAKAVFAEIAVPMAICCSIYSLLYCTYPADRERAQKAALVAPEDQDCENANSSTATGVDGLNQALLARND encoded by the exons ATGGTGAGCACGAGCACCCACACGTCggtgcagcggcggcggaggcaaTGGACGCTGGCGCTGGTGACGGTGGCGTCGCTGCTGGAGCGCGCAGACGAGGCGCTACTGCCGGCCGTTTACAGGGAGGTGGGCGCCGAGCTGGGCGCGTCCCCGGCCGCGCTGGGCTCCCTCACGCTGTGCCGCGCGCTCGTCCAGGCCGTGTGCTACCCGCTCGCGGCGTGCGCCGCGGCGCGCCACGACCGCGCGCGCGTCGTGGCTGCGGGCGCCTTCCTCTGGGCCGTCCCCACCATGCTCGTCGGCGTCTCTGGCACTTTTGTCCAG ATGGCGATCGCGAGAGGGTTTAACGGCGTCGGCCTGGCgctggtggtgccggcgatgaacTCCCTGGCGGCCGACTACAGCGACGACACGACGCGCGGCTCGGCGTTCGGGTGGCTGGGGATGGCGAGCCGCGTGGGCGCCATGATGGGGGGCACACTCGGTGTGCTGCTCGCGCCCACGACCTTCCTCGGCGTCCACGGCTGGCGCCTGGCATTCCACATCCTCGCGCTTCTCAGTTTCGCGCTCGCCGTCTCGACGTGGTTCCTCGCCTCGGACCCCCGTCCGCCCAGCGCGTCGGAGAAGAGCACCGCATCGGTGGCCAGGGAACTCCTCGGGGAGGCCAAGGACGTGGTGCGATTGCCGACGTTCCAGATCCTGGTGGCGCAGGGGGTAGCCGGGTCGGTGCCGTGGACGGCGCTCACCTTCGCCGCCATGTGGCTGGAGCTCGTGGGGTTCACGCACTGGGAGACCAGCGTCATCATCAACCTCAACCAGCTGACCGGGGCGCTCGGCTCGCTGTTCGCCGGGCTCATCGGGGACCCCATGGCCCGGCGGTTCCCGAACGCCGGCAGGGTCGCGCTGGCACAGGTGAGCACGGCGTCGACCGTCCCGGTGGCCGCCGTCCTGCTGCTGGCACTGCCCATAGACCCCTCGGCCGGGGCCGCGTacgccgccgccttcgccgtccTGGGCTTCGTCATGCCCTGGTGCCCCCCGGCCACCAACAA CCCTATACTGGCGGAGATCGTGCCGCAGAAGGCGAGGACGACGGTGTACGCGCTGGACAGGTTCTTCGAGACGATCTTTTCGTCGTTCGCGCCGGCCGTCGTGGGCATCCTGGCGGAGCGGGTCTTCGGATACAAGCCGGCGTCCAGCGCCACCGGTATGGCTGAACGGGAGAACGCCGCCGCGCTGGCGAAGGCTGTCTTCGCGGAGATTGCCGTGCCGATGGCCATCTGCTGCAGCATCTACTCCTTGCTCTACTGCACGTACCCAGCGGACAGAGAGCGCGCGCAGAAGGCGGCTCTGGTTGCGCCAGAAGATCAGGACTGTGAAAATGCTAATTCTAGTACTGCTACTGGGGTAGATGGCTTAAATCAGGCATTGCTAGCCAGAAATGACTAG
- the LOC123092914 gene encoding two-component response regulator ORR21: MAPPEEAGGGDQFPVGMKVLVVDDDQTCLAVLKRMLVQCRYDATTCSQATRALAMLRENRGAFDVIISDVHMPDMNGFRLLELVGLEMDLPVIMMSADSRTDLVMKGIKHGACDYLIKPVRMEELKNIWQHVVRKKFGGNKEHEHSGSLDDTDRNRLTNNDNEYASSANDGAEDSWKSQKKKRDKEEDDSELESGDPSNNSKKPRVVWSVELHQQFVNAVNHLGIDKAVPKKILELMNVPGLTRENVASHLQKFRLYLKRIAQHHAGMTNPYGVPASSAQVASLGGLDFQALAASGQIPPQALAALQDELLGRPTNSLVLPGRDQSSLRLAAVKGNKPHGEQIAFGQPIYKVQNNSYAALPQNSSAVGRMPSFSAWPNNKLGMSDSMSALGNVNNSQNSNMVLHELQQQPDTMLSGTLHTLDVKPSGIVMPSQSLNTFPASEGLSPNQNSLIIPSQSSGFLTGIPPSMKPELVLPTSQSSNSLLGGIDLINQASTSQPFISSHGGNLPGLMNRNSNVMSSQGISSFQTGNTPYLVNQNPMGVGSKPPGVLKTESTDSLNQSYAYANHIDSGLLSSQSKNAQFGFLQSPNDVTGGWSSFQNMDGYRNTVGPSQPVSSSSSFQSSNAALGKLPDQGRGKNLGFVGKGTCIPNRFAVDEIESPTNSLSHSIGSSGDIPDMFGFSGQM, encoded by the exons CTACAACTTGTTCTCAGGCCACGAGAGCATTAGCTATGCTGCGAGAGAACAGGGGTGCTTTTGATGTTATAATTAGTGATGTTCACATGCCTGATATGAATGGATTCAGGTTACTTGAACTTGTAGGCCTTGAGATGGATCTTCCAGTTATTA TGATGTCTGCTGATTCAAGGACAGATCTAGTGATGAAAGGAATAAAACATGGAGCATGTGATTATTTGATTAAACCTGTCAGGATGGAAGAGTTAAAAAACATCTGGCAACATGTTGTGAGGAAAAAGTTTGGTGGAAACAAGGAACATGAGCATTCAGGTAGCTTAGATGATACAGATCGGAACAGACTAACCAATAATGATAATGAGTATGCTTCCTCTGCAAATGATGGAGCTGAGGATAGCTGGAAGTCTCAGAAAAAGAAACGGGATAAAGAAGAGGATGACAGTGAATTGGAAAGTGGCGATCCTTCTAATAATTCGAAGAAACCAAGAGTTGTTTGGTCAGTCGAGCTCCATCAACAATTTGTAAATGCAGTTAATCACCTCGGAATAGACA AAGCTGTTCCCAAGAAAATTTTGGAGTTGATGAATGTCCCTGGTTTAACTAGGGAAAATGTCGCCAGCCATTTGCAG AAATTCAGATTGTATCTGAAAAGGATAGCTCAGCATCATGCAGGAATGACCAATCCATATGGTGTGCCTGCTTCTAgtgctcaagtggcctccttgggAGGACTTGATTTCCAAGCTTTGGCTGCTTCAGGTCAAATCCCTCCTCAAGCCCTGGCAGCTTTGCAGGATGAGCTCCTAGGACGACCTACAAACAGCCTGGTGTTGCCTGGAAGGGACCAGTCATCTTTACGACTTGCTGCAGTCAAAGGAAATAAGCCTCATGGAGAGCAAATAGCATTTGGGCAGCCGATATACAAGGTCCAGAATAATTCATATGCGGCATTACCCCAAAACAGCTCTGCAGTTGGAAGAATGCCTTCTTTTTCAGCTTGGCCCAATAACAAACTTGGTATGTCAGATTCAATGAGCGCACTGGGTAATGTGAATAATTCTCAGAATAGCAATATGGTCTTGCACGAATTGCAACAGCAGCCAGATACCATGCTGTCGGGAACCCTTCACACTCTAGATGTCAAACCTTCCGGCATAGTTATGCCATCTCAGTCATTAAATACTTTCCCAGCTAGCGAGGGTCTCTCTCCTAATCAAAATTCCTTGATTATACCTTCTCAATCGTCAGGTTTTCTAACAGGCATTCCTCCATCCATGAAGCCTGAACTTGTTCTCCCAACTTCTCAATCATCAAACAGTCTGTTAGGTGGGATTGATCTGATTAACCAAGCTTCAACCAGTCAGCCTTTCATTAGTAGCCATGGAGGAAATCTTCCTGGTCTCATGAATAGAAACTCAAATGTGATGTCATCACAAGGAATAAGTAGCTTTCAAACTGGCAATACTCCATATCTGGTTAATCAGAATCCAATGGGAGTGGGCTCTAAACCACCCGGTGTTCTAAAGACTGAGAGCACTGACTCTCTTAACCAAAGCTATGCTTATGCCAACCATATCGATTCCGGCTTGCTGTCTTCTCAGTCAAAAAATGCACAGTTCGGTTTTCTGCAGAGTCCAAATGATGTCACAGGTGGCTGGTCTTCTTTTCAAAATATGGATGGCTATAGAAATACTGTTGGGCCAAGTCAGCCAGTGTCCAGTTCGTCTAGCTTTCAGAGTTCAAATGCAGCCCTGGGGAAATTGCCAGATCAAGGACGAGGAAAAAATCTTGGATTTGTTGGGAAGGGTACTTGCATCCCGAACCGCTTTGCAGTGGATGAGATTGAATCTCCAACTAACAGCTTGAGTCACAGCATTGGAAGCAGTGGAGACATCCCTGACATGTTCGGATTTAGTGGACAGATGTGA